Proteins found in one Panicum hallii strain FIL2 chromosome 4, PHallii_v3.1, whole genome shotgun sequence genomic segment:
- the LOC112889492 gene encoding BTB/POZ domain-containing protein At3g05675-like produces the protein MDPVKLVEGYKFDDHTTSDVRVCFKSIDEQPEWFSCHSSVLSQNSKYFADWLGQNDVRSNNTIELECPRVDYDHYVKMLKLMYLPRESVIDSFDSVKSAVGVLRASNSLGCELVTKSCVEYIEAASWDEKEEEEILEVARTLGSEAVSLLARLQAPSVDAVKNVFISAIRFATCMESPFPPFLDDLKTSAQEQIDFMIHEDDDTALVTTDEDVKSVVQEGLRKLLCSLRTGLDLLSTEFDQSPDQAEQRILCSLADIDWIANLLAKIEMMHDFVSCWSEISDHVLSVVQDKKYISGLWAVKSKLIEVTGKALDAVGYGSVVLPSSSRVHILKTWLPYIQMTKRFLDENSKNETSLQMDSDLFQNIESAIVSMVLALPSDDQADILSEWMKQAEQFKYPDLTEAFEVWCYRSKTAKRRLVGGLNGASNPTVSL, from the coding sequence ATGGACCCCGTCAAACTGGTTGAGGGTTACAAGTTTGATGACCATACTACAAGTGATGTCCGTGTTTGCTTTAAATCTATTGATGAGCAGCCAGAATGGTTTTCCTGCCATTCATCTGTCCTTTCCCAAAATAGCAAGTATTTTGCAGACTGGCTTGGTCAAAATGATGTCCGTTCTAATAATACCATAGAACTTGAGTGCCCAAGAGTTGACTATGACCATTATGTCAAGATGTTGAAGTTAATGTATCTTCCTAGAGAATCAGTTATAGATTCATTTGATTCTGTGAAGTCAGCTGTTGGTGTTCTTCGAGCATCAAATTCTCTCGGATGCGAGTTGGTCACCAAAAGTTGTGTTGAATACATTGAAGCTGCTTCCTGGGAtgaaaaggaggaggaggagatctTAGAAGTAGCTCGAACTCTTGGATCCGAAGCGGTTTCTTTGTTAGCCCGTCTTCAAGCCCCAAGTGTGGACGCTGTTAAGAATGTCTTCATCTCTGCCATTCGTTTTGCTACATGCATGGAATCTCCATTCCCTCCTTTCTTGGATGACCTCAAAACTTCTGCCCAGGAGCAAATTGACTTCATGATCCACGAGGATGATGACACTGCTTTGGTTACTACAGATGAAGACGTGAAATCTGTGGTTCAGGAAGGCTTGAGAAAACTGTTATGTTCACTTAGGACTGGACTAGACCTGTTGTCCACTGAGTTTGATCAATCACCTGATCAAGCAGAGCAAAGGATTCTGTGCAGCTTAGCTGACATTGACTGGATAGCTAATCTCTTGGCAAAGATTGAGATGATGCATGACTTTGTTTCTTGCTGGTCAGAAATCTCTGACCACGTTCTTTCAGTGGTTCAGGACAAGAAGTATATCTCAGGCTTGTGGGCTGTGAAGTCAAAGCTTATTGAAGTGACCGGAAAGGCCCTGGATGCTGTTGGCTATGGCTCAGTGGTTCTCCCATCATCATCCAGAGTTCATATCCTGAAGACATGGCTTCCTTATATTCAAATGACAAAGCGTTTTCTAGATGAAAATAGTAAGAATGAAACATCTCTGCAGATGGATTCAGACTTGTTTCAGAATATTGAGAGCGCAATAGTATCAATGGTGTTAGCATTGCCATCGGATGATCAGGCTGATATCCTGTCAGAGTGGATGAAGCAAGCAGAGCAGTTCAAGTATCCTGATCTCACTGAGGCATTTGAGGTGTGGTGTTATCGCAGTAAAACAGCAAAGAGAAGGCTGGTGGGCGGGCTAAATGGAGCTAGCAACCCCACAGTCAGTTTGTAA
- the LOC112889493 gene encoding short-chain dehydrogenase TIC 32, chloroplastic-like has product MLTSLRYLAGTAGPSGFGSRATAEEATAGCGDLRHVTAIITGATSGIGAETARVLAKRGARLVLPARSLKAAEDARARLRAECPGADVVVLPLDLSSLASVRRFVARFLALGLPLNLLVNNAGKYADRFSVSEDGVEMTFATNYLGHFLLTRLLLEKMAETARATGVEGRIINVSSTIHSWFAGDDAVGYLDRVTRRKIPYDPTKAYALSKLANVLHTRALAERLREMNANVTANCVHPGIVRTRLIRDRDGLVTNTVFFLASKLLKTIPQAAATTCYVAVHPAVAGVSGKYFADCNEASPSRLGASSEEAAKLWSFSENITAEKVQKMSVHVSAGGFRLQVQSSNADRGMALA; this is encoded by the exons ATGCTGACCTCACTGAGGTACCTGGCGGGCACGGCGGGGCCGAGCGGCTTCGGCTCGCGCGCCACGGCCGAGGAGGCCACCGCTGGGTGCGGGGACCTCCGCCACGTGACGGCCATCATCACCGGCGCGACGTCGGGGATCGGGGCGGAGACGGCGCGCGTGCTGGCCAAGCGCGGCGCGCGGCTGGTGCTGCCGGCGCGGAGCCTCAAGGCCGCCGAggacgcccgcgcgcgcctccgCGCCGAGTGCCCCGGCGCCGACGTCGTCGTGCTGCCGCTGGACCTCAGCTCCCTCGCCTCCGTGCGCCGCTTCGTCGCGCGCTTCCTCGCGCTCGGCCTCCCGCTCAACCTCCTCGT CAACAACGCCGGCAAGTACGCCGACCGCTTCTCCGTGTCGGAGGACGGCGTCGAGATGACCTTCGCCACCAACTACTTAG GGCACTTCTTGCTGACGCGGCTGCTGCTGGAGAAGATGGCGGAGACGGCGCGGGCGACCGGCGTCGAGGGCCGCATCATCAACGTCTCCTCCACCATCCACAGCTGGTTCGCCGGCGACGACGCCGTCGGCTACCTCGACCGCGTCACCCGCAGGAAGAT ACCGTACGATCCGACGAAGGCGTACGCGCTGTCCAAGCTCGCCAACGTCCTGCACACCAGAGCGCTCGCCGAACGGCTGAGGGAGATGAATGCCAACGTGACGGCCAACTGCGTCCACCCCGGCATCGTCAGGACCCGGCTCATCCGCGACCGCGACGGCCTCGTCACCA ATACAGTGTTCTTCCTGGCGTCGAAGCTCCTCAAGACGATCCCTCAG GCGGCCGCGACGACGTGCTACGTGGCGGTGCACCCGGCGGTGGCCGGAGTGTCCGGGAAGTACTTCGCCGACTGCAACGAGGCATCGCCGTCGAGGCTGGGCGCCAGCAGCGAGGAGGCCGCCAAGCTGTGGAGCTTCTCTGAGAACATAACGGCAGAGAAGGTTCAGAAGATGAGTGTCCATGTCAGCGCCGGCGGCTTCCGGCTCCAGGTCCAGAGCTCCAATGCAGACCGCGGCATGGCCCTCGCGTAG
- the LOC112890869 gene encoding uncharacterized protein LOC112890869, which translates to MAVSLSFPIPIPPALLHAAAGIALAAAAHFLHLPSLFLYALHTYIHPDAVPSNTPRAVLRPPGDNAGPAKGSSKRAAAKDAFDATSAQLYRLRLSHGTLASRPHFGAYHAAFLLPLALLPPALLLPAASAVSPLAPLVPAAFLFVALLRHVVVPSPRPAQLAAALGALLVATLLSSSPFAGALASLAALPAARFARAFWLGTDQPRTGLAVLASSAPARLLLHLAVLVSSVASILQCCGFVDGAEQEVRLLAAAAGLQLLAARPAVQMYLNEAVFCWYQRLHASRAPDTEYGRAKVFLHNHHLCAVATQLVAPPLLVLSLLALWRVQGKDFFEGVEGLDWLVGWSVAMKEAALLAAWWVMAVWSAVTVITLVCYKRGWLFVL; encoded by the coding sequence atggccgTGTCCCTCTCCTTCCCCATCCCGATCCCGCCGGCGCTGCTCCACGCCGCCGCAGGGATCGCGCTCGCCGCGGCCGCCCACTTCCTCCACCTCCCCTCCCTCTTCCTCTACGCCCTCCACACCTACATCCACCCCGACGCCGTCCCCTCCAACACCCCGCGCGCCGTCCTGCGCCCGCCCGGCGACAACGCCGGCCCCGCCAAGGGTTCCTCCAAGCGCGCCGCCGCCAAGGACGCGTTCGACGCCACCTCCGCGCAGCTCTACCGCCTCCGCCTCTCCCACGGCACGCTCGCCTCGCGCCCCCACTTTGGCGCCTACCACGCCGCGTTCCTCCTGCCGCTCGCGCTCCTGCCGCCCGCGCTCCTCCTCCCGGCCGCCTCCGCGGTCTCCCCGCTCGCGCCGCTCGTCCCCGCAGCCTTCCTCTTCGTTGCGCTCCTCCGCCACGTCGTCGTCCCGTCGCCGCGCCCcgcgcagctcgccgccgcgctcggAGCGCTCCTCGTCGCAACTCTGCTTTCCTCCAGCCCCTTCGCTGGCGCCCTCGCGTCGCTTGCCGCGCTCCCGGCCGCGCGGTTCGCGCGCGCGTTCTGGCTCGGCACCGACCAGCCCCGCACCGGGCTCGCGGTGCTCGCGTCATCGGcgcccgcgcgcctcctcctccacctcgcCGTCCTCGTCTCCTCTGTGGCCTCGATCCTACAATGCTGCGGGTTCGTGGACGGCGCGGAGCAGGAGGTGAGGCTGCTCGCTGCCGCGGCTGGGCTGCAGCTGCTGGCCGCGCGGCCGGCCGTGCAGATGTACCTCAACGAGGCCGTGTTCTGCTGGTACCAGCGACTGCACGCGAGCCGCGCCCCGGATACGGAGTATGGCCGGGCCAAGGTGTTCTTGCACAACCATCACCTCTGTGCCGTGGCCACACAGCTCGTTGCTCCGCCATTGCTGGTGCTGTCACTGCTTGCGTTGTGGCGGGTGCAAGGGAAGGACTTCTTTGAGGGCGTTGAGGGACTGGATTGGCTCGTTGGATGGTCTGTTGCAATGAAGGAGGCAGCATTGCTTGCAGCTTGGTGGGTCATGGCTGTGTGGTCCGCGGTGACTGTGATCACGCTCGTGTGCTACAAACGTGGATGGTTATTCGTCTTGTGA